From a single Nicotiana tomentosiformis chromosome 2, ASM39032v3, whole genome shotgun sequence genomic region:
- the LOC104100954 gene encoding uncharacterized protein, whose amino-acid sequence MDKNEFISLRDRPFPCRFRYISEDNIQQTSITAKNHQPNHKIDEIERVGNNERKHFSHRHNLLMYSLRASDCVHCYFCETIISGMAYGCKRCRYFLHESCSEFPQLIEHLAHPGHQLTLKYTPTFDSGYICKACHVGDNPALLFNFHYSCNLCDFAIHMGCASMPCKVFHKETGLSLFYSNPLKNEAGPLLCDICNHSINKTNSWVYYDHSHNFITHFGCAADSIYGKGKDDKSYIMGVKTGLTNLDGDDTSIVHYQKYDEGKKDERFFHRHGLHLLDRSQDNIVKNHKCGICGLDLSTDKKKGCSTCDYIIHERCSQLPEKIQHPFHPHTLTLVPKKDGVEVQCNGCRQSSGCHTNYTVLYQCKICDFQLHPSCAACPRRLKKLDLTLCYSFPYKNEVSKLFCSYCSKVINKDQWLYYGRNKDEKRHITCQLAVGVSNCYVTLRDLEVE is encoded by the coding sequence ATGGACAAGAACGAATTTATCTCTCTTAGAGATCGTCCATTCCCTTGTAGATTTCGTTATATATCAGAAGATAACATTCAACAAACATCAATTACTGCCAAAAATCATCAACCAAACCATAAAATTGATGAGATAGAAAGAGTTGGCAATAATGAAAGAAAACATTTCAGCCATCGACATAACTTGTTAATGTACTCGTTACGAGCATCAGATTGTGTTCATTGCTATTTTTGCGAGACAATTATTTCAGGCATGGCATATGGTTGCAAACGTTGTAGATACTTTCTACACGAATCCTGTTCTGAATTCCCACAACTTATTGAACATTTAGCTCACCCTGGCCATCAATTAACCCTCAAGTACACTCCCACATTTGATAGTGGCTATATTTGCAAAGCTTGTCACGTTGGTGACAATCCAGCTTTGTTATTTAACTTTCATTACTCTTGTAATCTCTGTGATTTTGCTATTCATATGGGGTGTGCTTCTATGCCTTGTAAAGTTTTTCACAAGGAAACTGGGCTATCCCTTTTCTACTCAAATCCTTTGAAAAATGAAGCTGGACCACTCCTTTGTGATATTTGCAACCACTCAATAAACAAGACCAATTCTTGGGTATATTATGACCATAGTCATAATTTCATAACCCATTTTGGTTGTGCTGCTGATTCTATATATGGAAAAGGAAAAGATGATAAATCTTATATTATGGGTGTGAAAACTGGATTGACAAATCTTGACGGAGATGACACTTCTATAGTTCACTATCAAAAATATGATGAAGGAAAAAAAGATGAGCGATTTTTTCACAGACATGGTTTGCATTTATTGGACCGTTCACAGGACAATATAGTGAAGAATCATAAATGTGGAATATGTGGATTAGATCTAAGTACAGACAAGAAAAAAGGATGTTCAACTTGTGATTATATAATACACGAGAGATGTTCTCAATTGCCTGAGAAAATTCAACATCCATTTCATCCACATACACTTACACTTGTTCCAAAAAAAGATGGAGTTGAAGTTCAGTGCAATGGATGTCGTCAATCTAGTGGTTGTCATACCAATTACACAGTTCTTTACCAATGCAAGATTTGTGATTTTCAACTTCATCCATCTTGTGCAGCTTGTCCAAGGAGATTGAAAAAGCTTGATTTGACTTTATGCTATTCATTTCCTTATAAGAATGAGGTCTCAAAATTGTTTTGCAGCTATTGCTCCAAAGTTATTAACAAGGATCAGTGGCTCTACTATGGAAGAAATAAGGACGAGAAGAGACACATTACTTGTCAACTTGCTGTTGGTGTTTCAAATTGCTATGTCACATTACGTGATTTAGAGGTCGAATAA
- the LOC138904823 gene encoding uncharacterized protein, which produces MAEYEACILGLKLSIDMNVQELSVIRDSDLLVHQVLGEWATKNTKILPYLYYVQELRNIFTKIEFKQVPRIQNEFPDALATLSSMIQHPDKNFIDPIPVGIHNHPAYCAHIEEETDGNLWFHDIKEYLAKGEYPEHANHTQKCTLQRLSNHFF; this is translated from the coding sequence atggcagaatacgaggcttgcatcttggggctcaagttgtccattgacatgaacgttcaggaattgTCGGTAATTAGAGAttcagaccttttggtacatcaggttttaggagaatgggctacaaagaataccaaaatattgccgTATCTATACTATGTgcaagaattgaggaatatattcacaaagatagagttcaaacaagttccaagaatccagaatgagttcccAGATGCGTTggccactttatcttccatgatacaacacccagacaagaatttcatcgatcctattccAGTAGGGATCCATAATCatccagcttattgtgctcatattGAAGAAGAAACTGATGGGAATCTGTGGTTTCATGACATCAAGgaatacttggcaaaaggagagtacccggagcatgcaaatcatactcagaaatgcacactccaaagattgtccaaccatttcttctaa